The Salvia miltiorrhiza cultivar Shanhuang (shh) chromosome 1, IMPLAD_Smil_shh, whole genome shotgun sequence genome has a window encoding:
- the LOC131005319 gene encoding uncharacterized protein LOC131005319 isoform X4, translating into MHLFWVVQCSGNKWTLNIPFGKCFTYVQRQKLYTNTQNITNKQRTNGHVMILHLSSCVVFFCRYLRLLIVLRMIIALDMLLLLLFQYCFSTSWFFTNNYLREEAPNSHVVEQRVEWLYAFDVHCNSFFPMFLLLYVVHYFISPLLVAHGFIPVLLSNLLFMAAISYYHYLNFLGYAVLPFLDRTDFFLYPIGVFIVLSPILILCGFNPSRYFMNMYFSRLV; encoded by the exons ATGCATTTGTTCTGGGTGGTTCAATGTAGTGGCAACAAATGGACATTGAATATACCTTTTGGCAAATGCTTCACTTATGTACAGCGCCAAAAGTTGT ATAccaacacacaaaatatcacaAAC AAACAAAGAACCAATGGGCACGTGATGATCCTGCATTTGTCGTCGTGTGTAGTCTTCTTTTGTCGTTATCTACGGTTGCTTATTGTGCTAC GTATGATCATAGCGCTGGACATGCTGCTTTTGTTGTTATTTCAGTATTGCTTTTCCACTTCCTG GTTCTTCACTAACAATTATCTTCGAGAGGAAGCGCCAAACAGTCATGTGGTAGAGCAACGGGTGGAATG GTTGTATGCCTTTGATGTTCACTGCAACTCTTTCTTCCCTATGTTCCTGTTGCTTTATG TTGTTCATTATTTTATATCACCACTTTTGGTTGCTCATGGTTTTATACCCGTGTTACTGTCAAATTTGCTCTTCATGGCAGCCATTTCCTATTATCATTACCTAAATTTTTTAGGTTATGCAG TATTACCCTTCTTGGACAGAACTGACTTTTTCTTGTACCCAATTGGGGTATTCATTGTCCTTTCCCCTATCT TAATCTTGTGTGGCTTCAATCCGTCGAGGTATTTCATGAACATGTACTTTAGTCGACTGGTATAG
- the LOC131005317 gene encoding cinnamyl alcohol dehydrogenase 1 → MGSLEVERNTVGWAARDPSGVLSPYTYTLRNTGPKDVYLKVMCCGICHTDIHQIKNDLGMSNYPMVPGHEVVGEVVEVGSDVTKFRAGDVVGVGCIVGCCGSCRPCKADIEQYCNKKIWSYNDVYTDGKPTQGGFASAMVVDQKFVVKIPDGMAPEQAAPLLCAGVTVYSPLNHFGLKQSGLRGGILGLGGVGHMGVKIAKAMGHHVTVISSSDRKRVEALDHLGADDYLVSSDAAQMQEAADSLDYIIDTIPANHPLEPYLSLLKIDGKLILMGVINTPLQFVSPMVMLGRKSITGSFIGSMNELEEMLEFCRDKNLSSTIEIVKMDYINTAFERLEKNDVRYRFVVDVAGSKLDQ, encoded by the exons ATGGGCAGTTTGGAAGTGGAAAGAAATACAGTGGGCTGGGCTGCAAGAGACCCTTCAGGTGTTCTCTCGCCCTATACATACACTCTCAG AAACACAGGGCCTAAAGATGTTTATTTGAAGGTAATGTGCTGTGGAATTTGCCACACCGATATTCACCAGATTAAGAATGACCTCGGCATGTCCAATTACCCCATGGTTCCCGG GCATGAAGTGGTGGGTGAGGTGGTTGAGGTTGGATCAGATGTGACCAAATTCAGGGCTGGTGATGTGGTTGGAGTTGGCTGCATCGTCGGGTGCTGTGGCAGCTGTCGCCCGTGCAAGGCAGACATCGAGCAATACTGCAACAAGAAGATTTGGTCCTACAATGACGTTTACACTGATGGCAAGCCAACTCAAGGGGGTTTTGCTAGTGCTATGGTTGTTGATCAGAA ATTCGTGGTGAAAATCCCGGATGGAATGGCACCGGAGCAGGCTGCACCACTGCTATGTGCAGGGGTGACTGTGTACAGTCCCCTCAACCATTTTGGGCTTAAACAGAGCGGCCTAAGAGGCGGTATCTTGGGGCTTGGTGGGGTCGGGCATATGGGAGTGAAGATCGCGAAGGCCATGGGCCACCACGTTACGGTTATCAGCTCCTCCGATAGGAAGAGGGTGGAGGCATTGGATCACCTAGGCGCTGATGACTACTTGGTGAGCTCGGATGCTGCTCAGATGCAAGAGGCTGCTGACTCACTAGACTACATAATCGACACGATCCCTGCAAACCATCCGCTGGAGCCTTACCTCTCTCTGTTGAAAATCGATGGCAAGCTGATCTTGATGGGAGTTATCAATACTCCTTTGCAATTTGTCAGCCCAATGGTCATGCTTG GGAGGAAGAGTATCACGGGAAGCTTCATTGGGAGCATGAATGAGTTGGAGGAAATGCTGGAGTTCTGCAGGGATAAGAACCTTTCTTCCACCATTGAGATTGTGAAGATGGATTATATCAACACTGCCTTTGAGAGACTCGAAAAGAACGATGTTCGATACAGATTTGTGGTGGATGTTGCAGGAAGCAAACTTGACCAGTGA
- the LOC131005319 gene encoding uncharacterized protein LOC131005319 isoform X5 produces the protein MDIEYTFWQMLHLCTAPKVVYQHTKYHKQTKNQWARDDPAFVVVCSLLLSLSTVAYCATYDHSAGHAAFVVISVLLFHFLVTGAILATFCWFFTNNYLREEAPNSHVVEQRVEWLYAFDVHCNSFFPMFLLLYVVHYFISPLLVAHGFIPVLLSNLLFMAAISYYHYLNFLGYAVLPFLDRTDFFLYPIGVFIVLSPILILCGFNPSRYFMNMYFSRLV, from the exons ATGGACATTGAATATACCTTTTGGCAAATGCTTCACTTATGTACAGCGCCAAAAGTTGT ATAccaacacacaaaatatcacaAAC AAACAAAGAACCAATGGGCACGTGATGATCCTGCATTTGTCGTCGTGTGTAGTCTTCTTTTGTCGTTATCTACGGTTGCTTATTGTGCTAC GTATGATCATAGCGCTGGACATGCTGCTTTTGTTGTTATTTCAGTATTGCTTTTCCACTTCCTGGTAACAGGCGCTATTTTAGCTACTTTTTGTTG GTTCTTCACTAACAATTATCTTCGAGAGGAAGCGCCAAACAGTCATGTGGTAGAGCAACGGGTGGAATG GTTGTATGCCTTTGATGTTCACTGCAACTCTTTCTTCCCTATGTTCCTGTTGCTTTATG TTGTTCATTATTTTATATCACCACTTTTGGTTGCTCATGGTTTTATACCCGTGTTACTGTCAAATTTGCTCTTCATGGCAGCCATTTCCTATTATCATTACCTAAATTTTTTAGGTTATGCAG TATTACCCTTCTTGGACAGAACTGACTTTTTCTTGTACCCAATTGGGGTATTCATTGTCCTTTCCCCTATCT TAATCTTGTGTGGCTTCAATCCGTCGAGGTATTTCATGAACATGTACTTTAGTCGACTGGTATAG
- the LOC131005319 gene encoding uncharacterized protein LOC131005319 isoform X3 — protein sequence MQARMMSRGYSGNKWTLNIPFGKCFTYVQRQKLYTNTQNITNKQRTNGHVMILHLSSCVVFFCRYLRLLIVLRMIIALDMLLLLLFQYCFSTSWFFTNNYLREEAPNSHVVEQRVEWLYAFDVHCNSFFPMFLLLYVVHYFISPLLVAHGFIPVLLSNLLFMAAISYYHYLNFLGYAVLPFLDRTDFFLYPIGVFIVLSPILILCGFNPSRYFMNMYFSRLV from the exons ATGCAAGCTAGAATGATGAGCCGTGGATACAG TGGCAACAAATGGACATTGAATATACCTTTTGGCAAATGCTTCACTTATGTACAGCGCCAAAAGTTGT ATAccaacacacaaaatatcacaAAC AAACAAAGAACCAATGGGCACGTGATGATCCTGCATTTGTCGTCGTGTGTAGTCTTCTTTTGTCGTTATCTACGGTTGCTTATTGTGCTAC GTATGATCATAGCGCTGGACATGCTGCTTTTGTTGTTATTTCAGTATTGCTTTTCCACTTCCTG GTTCTTCACTAACAATTATCTTCGAGAGGAAGCGCCAAACAGTCATGTGGTAGAGCAACGGGTGGAATG GTTGTATGCCTTTGATGTTCACTGCAACTCTTTCTTCCCTATGTTCCTGTTGCTTTATG TTGTTCATTATTTTATATCACCACTTTTGGTTGCTCATGGTTTTATACCCGTGTTACTGTCAAATTTGCTCTTCATGGCAGCCATTTCCTATTATCATTACCTAAATTTTTTAGGTTATGCAG TATTACCCTTCTTGGACAGAACTGACTTTTTCTTGTACCCAATTGGGGTATTCATTGTCCTTTCCCCTATCT TAATCTTGTGTGGCTTCAATCCGTCGAGGTATTTCATGAACATGTACTTTAGTCGACTGGTATAG
- the LOC131005319 gene encoding uncharacterized protein LOC131005319 isoform X2, which translates to MQARMMSRGYRYNKSGNKWTLNIPFGKCFTYVQRQKLYTNTQNITNKQRTNGHVMILHLSSCVVFFCRYLRLLIVLRMIIALDMLLLLLFQYCFSTSWFFTNNYLREEAPNSHVVEQRVEWLYAFDVHCNSFFPMFLLLYVVHYFISPLLVAHGFIPVLLSNLLFMAAISYYHYLNFLGYAVLPFLDRTDFFLYPIGVFIVLSPILILCGFNPSRYFMNMYFSRLV; encoded by the exons ATGCAAGCTAGAATGATGAGCCGTGGATACAGGTATAACAAAAG TGGCAACAAATGGACATTGAATATACCTTTTGGCAAATGCTTCACTTATGTACAGCGCCAAAAGTTGT ATAccaacacacaaaatatcacaAAC AAACAAAGAACCAATGGGCACGTGATGATCCTGCATTTGTCGTCGTGTGTAGTCTTCTTTTGTCGTTATCTACGGTTGCTTATTGTGCTAC GTATGATCATAGCGCTGGACATGCTGCTTTTGTTGTTATTTCAGTATTGCTTTTCCACTTCCTG GTTCTTCACTAACAATTATCTTCGAGAGGAAGCGCCAAACAGTCATGTGGTAGAGCAACGGGTGGAATG GTTGTATGCCTTTGATGTTCACTGCAACTCTTTCTTCCCTATGTTCCTGTTGCTTTATG TTGTTCATTATTTTATATCACCACTTTTGGTTGCTCATGGTTTTATACCCGTGTTACTGTCAAATTTGCTCTTCATGGCAGCCATTTCCTATTATCATTACCTAAATTTTTTAGGTTATGCAG TATTACCCTTCTTGGACAGAACTGACTTTTTCTTGTACCCAATTGGGGTATTCATTGTCCTTTCCCCTATCT TAATCTTGTGTGGCTTCAATCCGTCGAGGTATTTCATGAACATGTACTTTAGTCGACTGGTATAG